One part of the Arabidopsis thaliana chromosome 4, partial sequence genome encodes these proteins:
- the INP1 gene encoding transcription factor (unknown protein; Has 26 Blast hits to 26 proteins in 8 species: Archae - 0; Bacteria - 0; Metazoa - 0; Fungi - 0; Plants - 26; Viruses - 0; Other Eukaryotes - 0 (source: NCBI BLink).), with amino-acid sequence MPFSFFSRKKPSRRFNDFYEDWSKTLTENCLPLLRQSLSSAASASVLSSNVDLVLRHLVLYYETLDLAADHNTIPYLLFPSWRNSLETPFLFLGDIHPYLLTNLLRSFIDRENQDSDDEDEETSLDLVNQPLKMTMAWKDPSDELVKRIDQIECTMRLMVPGLMDRMRKTQRSFVARVSESWVSSYQVGKKKKLTATVATASTSVDEAAKIEMEELVSIFVDANRLRKSVIMDIVGATSEHQAALFLEGLCQFLAGFKDQILLQDFEILSLPN; translated from the coding sequence AtgcctttctctttcttctcccgCAAGAAACCATCTCGTCGATTCAATGATTTCTACGAAGACTGGTCAAAAACCCTAACCGAAAACTGCCTCCCTCTCCTCCGTCAATCACTTTCCTCCGCCGCTTCCGCTTCCGTCCTCTCCTCCAACGTAGACCTCGTCCTCCGTCACCTAGTCTTATACTACGAAACCCTAGATCTTGCTGCCGATCACAACACCATTCCTTACCTTCTCTTCCCTTCATGGCGTAACTCTCTCGAGACTCCGTTTCTTTTCCTCGGCGATATCCATCCTTACCTCCTCACCAATCTCCTCCGTTCTTTCATCGACCGTGAGAATCAAGATTCCGACGACGAAGACGAGGAAACTTCTCTTGATCTTGTGAATCAACCGTTAAAGATGACGATGGCGTGGAAAGATCCTTCTGATGAGTTGGTTAAAAGAATCGATCAGATTGAGTGTACAATGAGACTTATGGTTCCTGGTTTAATGGATCGTATGAGGAAAACACAGAGAAGTTTCGTGGCTCGAGTTTCTGAGAGTTGGGTCTCGTCGTATCAAgttgggaagaagaagaagcttactGCGACGGTTGCGACGGCTTCAACGTCGGTGGATGAAGCAGCAAAGATTGAGATGGAAGAGCTTGTGAGTATTTTCGTTGATGCGAATCGTTTGAGGAAGAGTGTGATTATGGACATTGTTGGAGCTACAAGTGAGCATCAAGCGGCTCTGTTTCTTGAGGGTTTATGTCAGTTTCTTGCTGGGtttaaagatcagattcttcttcaagattttGAGATTCTTTCTTTGCCCAAttaa
- a CDS encoding Bifunctional inhibitor/lipid-transfer protein/seed storage 2S albumin superfamily protein (Bifunctional inhibitor/lipid-transfer protein/seed storage 2S albumin superfamily protein; FUNCTIONS IN: lipid binding; INVOLVED IN: lipid transport; LOCATED IN: endomembrane system; EXPRESSED IN: hypocotyl, root; CONTAINS InterPro DOMAIN/s: Bifunctional inhibitor/plant lipid transfer protein/seed storage (InterPro:IPR016140), Plant lipid transfer protein/seed storage/trypsin-alpha amylase inhibitor (InterPro:IPR003612), Plant lipid transfer protein/hydrophobic protein, helical domain (InterPro:IPR013770); BEST Arabidopsis thaliana protein match is: Bifunctional inhibitor/lipid-transfer protein/seed storage 2S albumin superfamily protein (TAIR:AT4G22520.1); Has 467 Blast hits to 467 proteins in 46 species: Archae - 0; Bacteria - 0; Metazoa - 0; Fungi - 0; Plants - 467; Viruses - 0; Other Eukaryotes - 0 (source: NCBI BLink).) — MASKNTTAFFLTINLILFGFTVAQPPTCPRDIEACSNVFGLGRILNYQTVRPCCTLVDGLDAYVASVCICDSIKIYGISYPFTVGLVQVLSLCGADYPPPGFRCRENEISVLSYNNGASMAL; from the coding sequence ATGGCTTCAAAGAACACTACAGCTTTCTTCCTCACCATCAACCTCATCTTATTTGGCTTCACCGTGGCCCAACCTCCGACATGTCCAAGGGACATCGAAGCTTGTAGCAACGTGTTTGGCCTGGGCAGGATTCTCAACTATCAAACAGTGAGGCCATGTTGCACTCTCGTGGATGGGCTTGACGCCTATGTGGCATCTGTCTGCATCTGCGATTCCATTAAAATATATGGCATCAGTTATCCATTCACTGTGGGACTTGTTCAAGTTCTTAGCCTTTGCGGAGCGGACTATCCCCCACCTGGTTTCAGATGCAGAGAGAACGAAATTTCCGTATTATCATATAATAATGGTGCAAGTATGGCTCTCTAA
- a CDS encoding SAUR-like auxin-responsive protein family (SAUR-like auxin-responsive protein family; CONTAINS InterPro DOMAIN/s: Auxin responsive SAUR protein (InterPro:IPR003676); BEST Arabidopsis thaliana protein match is: SAUR-like auxin-responsive protein family (TAIR:AT4G12410.1); Has 1178 Blast hits to 1169 proteins in 26 species: Archae - 0; Bacteria - 0; Metazoa - 0; Fungi - 0; Plants - 1177; Viruses - 0; Other Eukaryotes - 1 (source: NCBI BLink).), translated as MKRLRGFKIGHRFVKIFKWIIRSRRNQTGKRQCLTGILNPVTKIYSLARRCLRRGANRLCGGMKPGQTRLGNEPKTPTVPRGHLVVHVGESGEDTRRVVVPVIYFNHPLFGELLEQAERVYGFEQPGRIMIPCRVSDFEKVQMRIAAWDHCRRKSTFKIL; from the coding sequence ATGAAGAGGCTCCGAGGTTTTAAGATCGGACACAGATTCGTCAAGATCTTCAAATGGATAATCCGAAgtagaagaaaccaaaccGGGAAACGCCAATGCCTGACCGGAATTCTCAACCCGGTTACAAAAATCTACTCTTTAGCACGGCGGTGTCTCCGTCGTGGAGCTAATAGACTGTGCGGAGGAATGAAACCGGGTCAGACCCGGCTTGGTAACGAACCGAAGACGCCGACAGTTCCAAGAGGGCATTTAGTGGTTCATGTCGGTGAATCCGGTGAGGATACGCGACGTGTGGTGGTCCCGGTGATTTATTTTAACCATCCTCTGTTCGGAGAGTTGTTGGAACAGGCAGAGCGGGTTTACGGGTTTGAACAACCGGGTCGGATTATGATACCTTGTCGGGTTTCGGATTTTGAGAAGGTTCAGATGAGGATCGCTGCATGGGACCACTGCCGACGAAAGAGCACTTTTAAGATTCTCTAA
- a CDS encoding Bifunctional inhibitor/lipid-transfer protein/seed storage 2S albumin superfamily protein (Bifunctional inhibitor/lipid-transfer protein/seed storage 2S albumin superfamily protein; CONTAINS InterPro DOMAIN/s: Bifunctional inhibitor/plant lipid transfer protein/seed storage (InterPro:IPR016140), Plant lipid transfer protein/seed storage/trypsin-alpha amylase inhibitor (InterPro:IPR003612); BEST Arabidopsis thaliana protein match is: Bifunctional inhibitor/lipid-transfer protein/seed storage 2S albumin superfamily protein (TAIR:AT4G22666.2); Has 25 Blast hits to 25 proteins in 2 species: Archae - 0; Bacteria - 0; Metazoa - 0; Fungi - 0; Plants - 25; Viruses - 0; Other Eukaryotes - 0 (source: NCBI BLink).) gives MAYTNKVAVAVGAAVVFLAVVMNPRWTEAQTYPKLDRLCVMMIPDILEECFTHDRLKPTEDCCNDLKNATMTQVDCLCDNFLESLSFSDLSRTFSAGVLKKCDVSHKYMCQAAKNRGEAKGGRNSTTTCDNSITNTSVGGKNKVATSMSAFGLVAILLFVMF, from the exons ATGGCTTACACAAACAAAGTAGCGGTTGCGGTTGGAGCAGCGGTGGTGTTTCTCGCGGTTGTGATGAATCCGCGGTGGACAGAGGCACAAACGTATCCAAAATTGGATCGTTTATGTGTGATGATGATCCCTGACATTCTGGAAGAATGTTTCACCCACGATAGACTAAAACCTACGGAAGACTGCTGCAACGATCTCAAAAATGCGACTATGACGCAGGTTGATTGTCTTTGTGACAACTTCCTCGAAAGTCTCAGTTTCTCTGACCTTTCGAGAACTTTCTCCGCTGGAGTTTTGAAGAAGTGTGACGTTTCTCACAAATACATGTGCCAGGCTGCTAAGAATAGAG GAGAAGCAAAGGGAGGGAGAAACAGTACTACTACCTGCGACAACAGCATTACCAATACCAGTGTAGGAGGAAAGAACAAGGTTGCTACATCTATGAGtgcttttggtttggttgCGATTCTgctttttgttatgttttaa
- a CDS encoding Bifunctional inhibitor/lipid-transfer protein/seed storage 2S albumin superfamily protein codes for MAYTNKVTISAAVATMMLFLAVTIVDAQSMPPMPKFNPVCALADLPNIVQLCYFNLDLTPSEECCNDLKSSSTIQVNCLCDNFIAHPSNGNISQARYDLVNSACGVADKFACKGGDASGGSTNKIAASMVLLGLVASLFF; via the exons ATGGCTTACACAAACAAAGTTACGATATCAGCCGCGGTTGCGACAATGATGCTGTTTCTGGCGGTTACGATCGTGGATGCACAGTCAATGCCACCAATGCCAAAGTTTAATCCTGTGTGCGCGTTGGCGGATCTCCCAAACATCGTCCAACTTTGCTACTTTAACTTGGATTTGACGCCATCTGAAGAGTGCTGCAATGATCTCAAATCGTCGAGCACGATACAAGTGAATTGTCTCTGTGACAATTTCATTGCACATCCTTCCAATGGCAATATCTCGCAAGCTCGCTACGACCTGGTCAACAGCGCCTGTGGTGTTGCCGACAAATTCGCATGTAAAG GAGGAGACGCCAGCGGAGGATCAACGAACAAGATTGCTGCATCAATGGTTCTACTTGGTTTGGTTGCAAGTCtgttcttttaa
- a CDS encoding Bifunctional inhibitor/lipid-transfer protein/seed storage 2S albumin superfamily protein (Bifunctional inhibitor/lipid-transfer protein/seed storage 2S albumin superfamily protein; CONTAINS InterPro DOMAIN/s: Bifunctional inhibitor/plant lipid transfer protein/seed storage (InterPro:IPR016140); BEST Arabidopsis thaliana protein match is: Bifunctional inhibitor/lipid-transfer protein/seed storage 2S albumin superfamily protein (TAIR:AT4G22666.2); Has 25 Blast hits to 25 proteins in 2 species: Archae - 0; Bacteria - 0; Metazoa - 0; Fungi - 0; Plants - 25; Viruses - 0; Other Eukaryotes - 0 (source: NCBI BLink).): MAYTNKVTISAAVATMMLFLAVTIVDAQSMPPMPKFNPVCALADLPNIVQLCYFNLDLTPSEECCNDLKSSSTIQVNCLCDNFIAHPSNGNISQARYDLVNSACGVADKFACKGIF, from the coding sequence ATGGCTTACACAAACAAAGTTACGATATCAGCCGCGGTTGCGACAATGATGCTGTTTCTGGCGGTTACGATCGTGGATGCACAGTCAATGCCACCAATGCCAAAGTTTAATCCTGTGTGCGCGTTGGCGGATCTCCCAAACATCGTCCAACTTTGCTACTTTAACTTGGATTTGACGCCATCTGAAGAGTGCTGCAATGATCTCAAATCGTCGAGCACGATACAAGTGAATTGTCTCTGTGACAATTTCATTGCACATCCTTCCAATGGCAATATCTCGCAAGCTCGCTACGACCTGGTCAACAGCGCCTGTGGTGTTGCCGACAAATTCGCATGTAAAGGTATcttttaa
- a CDS encoding lipid transfer protein (CONTAINS InterPro DOMAIN/s: Plant lipid transfer protein/seed storage/trypsin-alpha amylase inhibitor (InterPro:IPR003612); BEST Arabidopsis thaliana protein match is: Bifunctional inhibitor/lipid-transfer protein/seed storage 2S albumin superfamily protein (TAIR:AT4G22640.1); Has 25 Blast hits to 25 proteins in 2 species: Archae - 0; Bacteria - 0; Metazoa - 0; Fungi - 0; Plants - 25; Viruses - 0; Other Eukaryotes - 0 (source: NCBI BLink).), with protein MAVAVTAVLFLAVVIAPQWTETKKPPRPSDTSDTSGTSGRDRRTMCPLSIPGIVQNCYATLNAFPSKECCKDLKTASKREVTCLCNNVIAHPDPLYTNTNQVNKACGVLDKYACDGTFSLVFLLDLLWFIRSYSFNLVIDFCMLLCSCTYFYYCLH; from the coding sequence ATGGCGGTTGCGGTTACAGCGGTGCTGTTTCTAGCGGTTGTGATCGCTCCTCAGTGGACAGAGACAAAAAAACCACCACGACCGTCGGATACATCGGATACATCGGGTACATCGGGTAGAGACAGACGTACAATGTGCCCGTTATCAATCCCTGGAATCGTCCAAAATTGCTACGCAACGTTAAATGCGTTTCCATCAAAAGAATGCTGCAAGGATCTCAAAACGGCAAGCAAGAGAGAGGTGACTTGTCTCTGCAACAATGTCATTGCACATCCAGATCCTCTTTACACCAACACCAACCAAGTCAACAAGGCATGTGGCGTTCTTGACAAATACGCATGCGACGgtactttttctttggttttccTTTTGGATCTTTTGTGGTTTATCAGAAGTTATAGTTTTAATCTTGTGATTGATTTTTGCATGTTGTTATGTAGTTGCACCTACTTTTACTATTGTTTACACTAA
- a CDS encoding F-box protein (DUF295) (CONTAINS InterPro DOMAIN/s: F-box domain, cyclin-like (InterPro:IPR001810), F-box domain, Skp2-like (InterPro:IPR022364), Protein of unknown function DUF295 (InterPro:IPR005174); BEST Arabidopsis thaliana protein match is: F-box family protein with a domain of unknown function (DUF295) (TAIR:AT4G22165.1); Has 499 Blast hits to 486 proteins in 13 species: Archae - 0; Bacteria - 0; Metazoa - 0; Fungi - 0; Plants - 499; Viruses - 0; Other Eukaryotes - 0 (source: NCBI BLink).) translates to MEKNQNPNTWSDLPLDLLNLVFKRLSFANFRQAKSVCSSWYSASKQSVPKNQIPWLMLFPKDKNNNKNSSCTIFFNPEDKDQLYQTQDLGVEFAKSVCLATYGSWLLMQDSKYNLYILNPFTYEKIGLPAIESQQVGMVKVDQTIDDDFLTFDDHNHVKLFKGNNTVRTPVFWIDEKTKEYIALWGLGYWCVVYAKNGDKLWNQIPEIILDSLDMVYKDHKLYSFSYRNLFTILDFSGEIPRKAFQCFMHVYRSEWLSPRSRQLSNSWCVAETKLVVTVTGDVLLVERMLRHWSRIQSFNVYKFYSSGTFLDKYELADSLGDEAMLLDLGITVLANEVEGLHRNTIYFSDSHDTTTKDLFLFNYETREMEPLHKFDFDCSLLELSARWFLPSFSHT, encoded by the coding sequence ATGGAGAagaaccaaaaccctaataccTGGTCGGATCTTCCTCTAGATCTCTTGAACTTAGTTTTCAAACGCCTCAGCTTTGCTAATTTTCGACAAGCCAAATCGGTGTGTTCGTCTTGGTACTCTGCTTCGAAACAATCCGTGCCCAAAAATCAGATCCCTTGGCTGATGCTCTTCcccaaagacaaaaacaacaacaaaaacagttcATGCACGATTTTTTTCAATCCCGAGGACAAAGACCAACTTTACCAAACGCAAGATCTTGGTGTTGAATTTGCAAAGAGTGTTTGTCTAGCAACCTATGGAAGTTGGCTCCTGATGCAAGATTCAAAGTATAATCTATACATTTTGAATCCATTCACCTACGAGAAGATCGGTCTTCCCGCTATTGAATCACAACAAGTTGGCATGGTAAAGGTTGACCAAACCATAGATGATGATTTTCTAACTTTCGACGATCACAACCACGTTAAGTTATTCAAAGGTAATAATACCGTACGTACCCCTGTGTTTTGGATTGACGAGAAAACCAAAGAGTACATAGCTCTGTGGGGGCTTGGATATTGGTGTGTGGTTTATGCCAAGAACGGAGATAAGTTGTGGAATCAAATTCCagaaattattttagattCTCTTGACATGGTTTACAAGGATCACAAGCTTTACTCATTTAGCTACAGAAATCTTTTCACAATCCTAGATTTTTCTGGAGAGATTCCTCGAAAAGCCTTTCAATGTTTTATGCATGTCTATAGATCTGAGTGGTTAAGTCCTCGTAGTCGTCAATTAAGTAATTCATGGTGCGTTGCTGAGACAAAACTTGTAGTCACAGTAACCGGAGATGTCCTCTTGGTTGAAAGAATGTTAAGACATTGGTCTAGAATCCAGTCATTCAACGTCTACAAGTTTTATTCGTCAGGGACATTTCTTGATAAATATGAACTTGCTGATTCTTTGGGCGACGAGGCAATGCTTTTGGATCTAGGCATCACCGTGCTCGCCAATGAAGTTGAGGGACTCCATAGAAATACTATATATTTCAGTGATAGCCATGACACGACCACAAAAGATCTCTTTCTGTTCAATTACGAGACACGGGAGATGGAGCCACTGCACAAATTTGATTTCGATTGTTCGTTACTTGAACTCTCTGCTCGATGGTTCTTACCAAGCTTTTCGCATACATGA
- a CDS encoding Bifunctional inhibitor/lipid-transfer protein/seed storage 2S albumin superfamily protein (Bifunctional inhibitor/lipid-transfer protein/seed storage 2S albumin superfamily protein; FUNCTIONS IN: molecular_function unknown; INVOLVED IN: biological_process unknown; LOCATED IN: endomembrane system; CONTAINS InterPro DOMAIN/s: Bifunctional inhibitor/plant lipid transfer protein/seed storage (InterPro:IPR016140), Plant lipid transfer protein/seed storage/trypsin-alpha amylase inhibitor (InterPro:IPR003612); BEST Arabidopsis thaliana protein match is: Bifunctional inhibitor/lipid-transfer protein/seed storage 2S albumin superfamily protein (TAIR:AT4G22630.1); Has 35333 Blast hits to 34131 proteins in 2444 species: Archae - 798; Bacteria - 22429; Metazoa - 974; Fungi - 991; Plants - 531; Viruses - 0; Other Eukaryotes - 9610 (source: NCBI BLink).) has translation MAYTNQISAVVFLAVAIAPLLAEPQSTMFPEMTPECATVMPDLLEKCFATGSVTPTEDCCTDLKSATSTQVTCLCDNYIANPAVSNITGPYSKAITTKCGVFDKYSCDGTSKGGEEKKGGSSSSNGKDNGKSEGNGGRANSVAASMAMFGLLASLVFVMF, from the exons ATGGCTTACACTAACCAAATTTCAGCGGTTGTGTTTCTAGCGGTTGCGATTGCTCCGCTATTAGCTGAGCCACAGTCAACGATGTTTCCAGAGATGACTCCTGAATGTGCCACGGTTATGCCTGACCTGCTCGAAAAGTGTTTTGCAACCGGTAGTGTGACGCCAACAGAAGATTGCTGCACCGATCTAAAATCCGCAACCTCAACGCAAGTGACTTGTCTTTGTGATAACTACATAGCAAACCCCGCCGTTTCAAACATCACCGGACCTTACTCCAAAGCAATCACAACTAAATGTGGCGTTTTCGACAAATACTCTTGTGACGGTACTAGTAAAG gaggagaagaaaagaaaggaggAAGCAGCAGTAGCAATGGTAAAGACAATGGCAAGAGTGAGGGAAATGGAGGAAGAGCGAACTCGGTTGCTGCATCAATGGCTATGTTTGGTTTGCTTGCAAGTCTCGTCTTCgtaatgttttaa
- a CDS encoding Bifunctional inhibitor/lipid-transfer protein/seed storage 2S albumin superfamily protein (Bifunctional inhibitor/lipid-transfer protein/seed storage 2S albumin superfamily protein; FUNCTIONS IN: molecular_function unknown; INVOLVED IN: biological_process unknown; LOCATED IN: endomembrane system; CONTAINS InterPro DOMAIN/s: Bifunctional inhibitor/plant lipid transfer protein/seed storage (InterPro:IPR016140), Plant lipid transfer protein/seed storage/trypsin-alpha amylase inhibitor (InterPro:IPR003612); BEST Arabidopsis thaliana protein match is: Bifunctional inhibitor/lipid-transfer protein/seed storage 2S albumin superfamily protein (TAIR:AT4G22630.1); Has 30201 Blast hits to 17322 proteins in 780 species: Archae - 12; Bacteria - 1396; Metazoa - 17338; Fungi - 3422; Plants - 5037; Viruses - 0; Other Eukaryotes - 2996 (source: NCBI BLink).) translates to MAYTNQISAVVFLAVAIAPLLAEPQSTMFPEMTPECATVMPDLLEKCFATGSVTPTEDCCTDLKSATSTQVTCLCDNYIANPAVSNITGPYSKAITTKCGVFDKYSCDGTSKGEEKKGGSSSSNGKDNGKSEGNGGRANSVAASMAMFGLLASLVFVMF, encoded by the exons ATGGCTTACACTAACCAAATTTCAGCGGTTGTGTTTCTAGCGGTTGCGATTGCTCCGCTATTAGCTGAGCCACAGTCAACGATGTTTCCAGAGATGACTCCTGAATGTGCCACGGTTATGCCTGACCTGCTCGAAAAGTGTTTTGCAACCGGTAGTGTGACGCCAACAGAAGATTGCTGCACCGATCTAAAATCCGCAACCTCAACGCAAGTGACTTGTCTTTGTGATAACTACATAGCAAACCCCGCCGTTTCAAACATCACCGGACCTTACTCCAAAGCAATCACAACTAAATGTGGCGTTTTCGACAAATACTCTTGTGACGGTACTAGTAAAG gagaagaaaagaaaggaggAAGCAGCAGTAGCAATGGTAAAGACAATGGCAAGAGTGAGGGAAATGGAGGAAGAGCGAACTCGGTTGCTGCATCAATGGCTATGTTTGGTTTGCTTGCAAGTCTCGTCTTCgtaatgttttaa